A window from Leuconostoc mesenteroides subsp. mesenteroides encodes these proteins:
- a CDS encoding sugar porter family MFS transporter, with translation MKTKSKKVKLNFLHYCVYVISLGGFLFGYDTGVINGALAFMSRPDQLNLTPTLQGVVSSSLVIGACFGALGCGRVADSIGRRKTLRIIAVVFTITTVLCAVAMNFWFMSLFRFVLGLAVGAASSLSPMYLAEISPENLRSANVNKNAIFIVLGQLCAFIVNAILGNIWGHWGPIWRVMVISGAIPSIILWVNSFRISGSPQWLLLKHRFNRARKIFRRLGFENTNQLIKSQGKQSDDEFNWSTALKNKNLFYLLLTGIVIALIQQISGVNTVMYYGTILLEKVGMGESGSLYANVLIGVVSVIASIFGTRLIEHTNHHRILVIGLIGNVVFMSLLGTIMKSNIFSQGVTNTLVLVSLMLFLANHQGIVSPVTWLLLAEMFPGNVKAQFMSVATATTWITNFIISLIYPQLVAILGTALVFFVFAMSNGLSILLASLFVNSKKMSKAYDAASLS, from the coding sequence ATGAAAACTAAATCAAAAAAAGTTAAACTAAATTTTTTGCATTACTGTGTTTATGTTATATCATTAGGTGGTTTTCTATTTGGCTATGATACCGGTGTGATTAATGGTGCACTGGCATTTATGAGTCGTCCGGATCAACTGAATTTGACGCCAACCTTACAAGGCGTTGTGTCTAGTTCACTTGTTATTGGTGCTTGTTTTGGGGCACTCGGCTGTGGCCGAGTTGCTGATAGCATTGGTCGCCGTAAAACACTACGAATCATTGCAGTCGTATTTACAATAACTACGGTGTTGTGTGCTGTTGCTATGAATTTCTGGTTTATGTCACTTTTTCGATTTGTATTAGGGTTAGCAGTTGGTGCTGCATCAAGTTTGTCACCGATGTATTTAGCAGAAATTTCACCGGAAAATTTAAGAAGTGCTAATGTTAATAAAAATGCTATTTTTATTGTACTTGGTCAGTTGTGTGCTTTCATTGTAAATGCAATATTAGGCAATATTTGGGGACATTGGGGTCCGATTTGGCGTGTTATGGTAATTTCAGGTGCAATTCCGTCAATTATTTTGTGGGTTAACTCATTTCGAATTAGTGGTAGTCCGCAATGGTTACTTTTAAAACATCGTTTTAATCGAGCACGAAAAATATTCCGCCGCTTAGGATTTGAAAATACTAACCAGCTCATCAAATCTCAAGGTAAGCAAAGTGATGATGAATTTAATTGGTCAACAGCATTAAAAAATAAGAATTTATTTTATTTGTTATTGACCGGAATTGTGATTGCGTTGATTCAGCAAATATCAGGTGTAAATACCGTAATGTACTACGGTACAATCTTACTTGAAAAGGTTGGTATGGGCGAAAGTGGTTCCTTGTATGCCAACGTGCTAATTGGTGTCGTTTCTGTTATTGCTAGTATATTTGGTACACGATTGATAGAACATACCAATCATCATCGGATATTGGTTATTGGCTTGATTGGTAACGTCGTTTTCATGTCACTACTTGGAACGATTATGAAATCTAATATCTTTTCTCAAGGAGTAACTAATACTTTGGTGCTTGTTAGTTTAATGTTGTTTTTGGCTAATCATCAAGGCATTGTAAGTCCTGTTACATGGCTCTTGTTAGCCGAAATGTTTCCTGGAAATGTTAAGGCGCAATTTATGTCCGTGGCAACTGCAACAACTTGGATAACAAATTTCATCATTAGTTTGATTTATCCGCAGTTAGTTGCCATTCTTGGAACAGCGCTGGTATTCTTCGTTTTTGCTATGTCAAATGGATTAAGTATCTTATTAGCAAGTCTATTTGTCAATAGTAAAAAAATGTCAAAGGCTTATGATGCAGCTAGTCTATCATAG
- a CDS encoding general stress protein, translated as MANFYIDTTAVVHKIPQTSRPRFYMFGVPSYTNMGDQAVSLAERKYIENEFPNYQYIEIIEEDADEAIPVVQENLHKDDVIAFTGGGNMGNLYHNHEAARRKVFSTFVDNLTISFPQSIHFEDNEDGEIEKKKSQEAYSKNSNLVLVARDAQSFHRMLTTFDNKVIFTPDMVLYMNSVDWKFERSGALFVLRHDSEKVVKQTTINKIKKVLSSGRPVERVDTVLDEPKEITPITRETLFEQQLELFSHQEIIITDRWHAMVFSVLTGTPCLLFGNSYGKGKHAYFDWLEHVNWIDYTDETDIDRIKSKLRELMKQTCHDYNVKKDFQQLHDIIEANQSK; from the coding sequence ATGGCTAATTTTTATATTGATACGACAGCGGTTGTACATAAGATTCCACAAACTAGTCGACCCAGGTTTTATATGTTTGGTGTACCAAGTTATACAAATATGGGTGATCAGGCAGTCTCATTGGCCGAAAGAAAATATATTGAGAACGAGTTTCCAAACTATCAATATATCGAGATTATTGAGGAAGACGCTGATGAAGCGATACCTGTCGTCCAGGAGAATTTGCACAAAGATGATGTGATTGCGTTTACTGGTGGTGGTAATATGGGTAATTTGTATCACAATCACGAAGCGGCAAGGCGCAAAGTCTTTTCGACATTTGTTGACAACCTTACGATTTCATTTCCCCAATCAATCCATTTTGAGGATAATGAGGATGGTGAGATTGAAAAGAAAAAAAGCCAGGAAGCTTATAGCAAGAATTCAAACCTTGTTCTTGTAGCGCGCGATGCACAAAGCTTTCATCGTATGCTTACGACTTTTGACAATAAAGTTATTTTCACGCCAGACATGGTATTATATATGAATTCAGTAGACTGGAAGTTTGAACGTAGCGGGGCTTTGTTTGTTTTGCGCCATGATTCAGAGAAAGTGGTTAAGCAGACTACTATTAATAAAATAAAAAAAGTACTCAGTAGCGGTAGACCAGTGGAACGTGTTGACACCGTGCTAGATGAACCAAAAGAAATCACGCCAATCACACGCGAAACTTTATTTGAACAACAGCTAGAATTATTTTCACACCAAGAGATTATTATCACAGATCGTTGGCATGCTATGGTTTTCTCCGTTCTCACTGGTACACCTTGTTTGCTCTTTGGAAATAGTTATGGAAAAGGTAAGCACGCTTACTTCGATTGGTTAGAACATGTGAATTGGATTGATTACACCGATGAGACTGATATCGACCGAATTAAAAGTAAGCTGAGGGAACTGATGAAGCAAACTTGTCATGACTATAATGTGAAAAAAGACTTTCAACAACTTCATGACATTATTGAAGCCAACCAATCTAAATAA
- a CDS encoding glycosyl hydrolase: MDTKFDISFVQGLTVREKAELVTGKDFWFTAENHENDIPKIMLTDGPSGLRKQASSSDALGLNQSVEAIAFPSSALMASSFDMDMLYELGQNLGQASKAENVSVLLGPGINIKRSPLAGRNFEYFSEDPYLTGELGNAYVKGVQSQGVGVSVKHFAANNREDQRFTSSSNVDERTLREIYLLAFEKIVKESHPATLMCSYNAINGVLNSQNYRLLTEILRNEWGYTGVVMSDWGAVADNVASLKAGLDLEMPGNGEYSIDSIVSAVQNGQLEESKLDISVLRVLALVEKFRFSGDDITDYDKNKQHEFARKAAEDSIILLKNDDDMLPIKQTEKIALIGELAQNPRYQGGGSSHVNAYKVVTPHEVASNSDYNITYTAGYNLSSGKDNPNLEKQAEFIAESSDKIIFFAGVPEQDESEGFDKKSIDLPENQVKLIQKLATINPNIIVVLQNGSAVATPWRSKVKAIVATYLAGEAVGEATWNILTGQTNPSGKLAETFPEKIEDTPAYGTFNASVDEENYHEGIFVGYRYYDLKKKAVAFPFGHGLSYTNFKYEDLKIVANTKNHVTGKLKITNVGPIYGKETAQIYIQNLASHVEKSRQELKAFIKVALNPGESKTVEFSLNRRSFAWYNVKKSSWQVDQGDYIIKIGSSSRDIRLEKNISLEMGMINERPISGDTYISEIINRDGLHEPLVASGLQTAIESISSSDNNRELMENLPLRAIIMIGVSVDQVNKFIKLANN; the protein is encoded by the coding sequence ATGGACACAAAATTTGATATATCCTTTGTACAAGGGCTAACTGTTCGTGAAAAAGCGGAATTAGTAACAGGAAAAGATTTTTGGTTTACAGCAGAAAACCATGAAAATGACATACCAAAAATCATGCTTACAGATGGTCCTTCGGGATTGCGAAAACAGGCAAGTAGTTCAGATGCATTAGGCTTGAATCAAAGTGTTGAAGCTATTGCTTTTCCAAGTTCAGCATTGATGGCTAGCTCATTTGATATGGACATGCTTTATGAATTAGGTCAAAATCTTGGTCAAGCTTCTAAAGCCGAAAATGTTTCAGTTTTGCTGGGACCCGGCATTAATATTAAGCGTTCCCCATTAGCAGGAAGAAATTTTGAATATTTTTCCGAAGATCCATATCTTACTGGTGAACTAGGAAACGCTTATGTGAAGGGGGTTCAGTCGCAAGGCGTTGGCGTAAGTGTCAAGCACTTTGCAGCCAATAATCGTGAAGACCAACGTTTTACCTCTTCCTCAAATGTTGATGAACGTACTTTGCGTGAAATATACTTACTGGCTTTTGAAAAAATTGTTAAAGAGTCACATCCAGCAACATTAATGTGTTCTTACAACGCGATTAATGGTGTGCTCAATTCTCAAAATTACCGTTTGTTAACCGAAATACTGCGAAACGAATGGGGATATACTGGCGTTGTTATGTCAGATTGGGGAGCGGTGGCTGATAATGTTGCCTCCCTAAAAGCAGGTCTAGACTTAGAAATGCCTGGGAATGGTGAATATTCGATTGATAGTATTGTATCTGCTGTCCAAAATGGTCAGCTAGAAGAATCAAAATTGGACATCTCAGTATTACGTGTATTGGCATTAGTTGAAAAATTCCGTTTTAGTGGTGATGATATTACGGATTATGATAAAAATAAGCAACATGAGTTTGCTCGAAAGGCAGCAGAGGATAGTATTATTTTACTTAAAAATGATGATGATATGTTACCAATTAAACAAACTGAAAAAATTGCATTAATTGGTGAATTAGCCCAGAATCCAAGATATCAAGGCGGCGGTAGTTCACATGTAAATGCATACAAAGTTGTTACACCACATGAAGTTGCCAGCAACAGTGATTATAATATTACCTATACTGCAGGGTACAACTTATCTTCGGGAAAAGATAATCCAAATTTAGAAAAACAAGCAGAATTTATTGCTGAGTCGAGTGACAAAATCATTTTCTTTGCTGGTGTCCCAGAACAAGATGAGTCGGAGGGATTTGACAAAAAAAGCATTGATTTACCGGAAAATCAAGTCAAGTTAATTCAAAAACTAGCAACGATTAATCCTAATATCATTGTTGTTCTTCAAAATGGATCAGCGGTCGCAACACCTTGGAGAAGTAAGGTCAAAGCAATCGTAGCAACTTATTTAGCTGGTGAAGCTGTCGGTGAGGCGACATGGAACATTTTGACTGGTCAAACCAATCCTTCAGGTAAATTAGCAGAAACTTTTCCTGAAAAAATTGAAGACACACCGGCGTATGGTACGTTTAATGCTAGTGTAGATGAAGAAAACTATCATGAAGGGATATTTGTTGGTTATCGGTACTATGATTTAAAAAAGAAAGCAGTTGCGTTTCCGTTTGGACATGGATTAAGTTATACAAATTTTAAGTATGAAGATTTGAAAATAGTGGCTAACACGAAGAACCATGTCACGGGAAAGCTCAAAATAACCAATGTGGGCCCAATATACGGCAAGGAAACTGCTCAAATTTATATTCAAAATCTCGCAAGTCATGTTGAAAAATCTCGTCAAGAATTAAAAGCATTTATTAAAGTTGCCCTTAATCCTGGAGAAAGTAAGACTGTCGAATTTTCCTTAAATCGAAGGAGCTTTGCTTGGTATAACGTGAAAAAAAGTTCCTGGCAAGTTGACCAAGGTGATTATATTATAAAAATAGGTAGTTCTTCGCGCGACATTAGATTAGAAAAAAATATTTCTTTAGAAATGGGTATGATAAATGAACGTCCAATCAGCGGAGACACCTATATTAGCGAAATTATTAACCGAGATGGGTTGCATGAACCACTCGTGGCATCGGGTTTGCAAACAGCTATTGAGAGTATTAGTTCGTCCGATAATAATCGAGAGTTAATGGAAAATTTGCCATTGCGAGCAATTATTATGATTGGAGTAAGTGTGGACCAAGTAAATAAGTTTATTAAACTAGCAAATAATTGA
- a CDS encoding NAD(P)H-dependent oxidoreductase, giving the protein MTKFGIIVGSIRENSFSKGVADALVAGLPEDAEVNYLNISNLPLYNQDSDADSPEEFTKFRAAVAEQDAFIFVTPEHNRSISAALKNALDVASRPWGENVWAGKPALVASQSISGTSGVLAHHVLRQSLVFLDMPTLQQPELYIGNIQNLADENGHITNVDTQNFLADAAKQFVTFAQKF; this is encoded by the coding sequence ATGACAAAATTTGGTATTATTGTTGGTTCGATTCGTGAAAACTCATTTTCAAAGGGAGTAGCTGATGCGCTTGTTGCTGGCCTGCCTGAAGATGCTGAGGTAAATTACTTAAACATCAGTAATTTGCCACTCTATAATCAAGATTCTGATGCCGATTCACCTGAAGAATTTACAAAATTCCGTGCAGCAGTTGCTGAGCAAGATGCATTTATCTTTGTCACACCTGAGCATAACCGCAGCATTTCAGCTGCTCTAAAAAATGCCCTAGACGTTGCTTCTCGACCTTGGGGTGAAAACGTATGGGCTGGTAAACCAGCGCTAGTTGCTTCACAATCGATTTCTGGGACATCTGGTGTATTGGCTCATCACGTGCTACGCCAATCTTTGGTATTCTTGGATATGCCCACTTTACAGCAACCAGAACTTTATATTGGTAATATTCAAAACTTAGCCGATGAAAATGGGCACATTACTAACGTTGATACGCAAAATTTCCTTGCAGATGCAGCAAAGCAATTTGTTACATTCGCACAAAAGTTTTAA
- a CDS encoding DUF697 domain-containing protein, giving the protein MSKNQFENRNDDLGSEDKEFNSFFSEVLQRFPEKTSKIIQNSYETSKSRAEKILVKSRSNFDQVFDTFLTGVDQKTAQKCHRIIHAASLSAAIVGCSPIPFSDAFLLVPIQLTMMSRLHKLFGQSWSEGLGKSLSKELVVVGLGRSAVGNVIKFIPAVGTVSGAIINASVAVSITEALGWVTVKMLNDGEDIFEQAMSFRGQFEILFKTLRKAKK; this is encoded by the coding sequence ATGAGTAAAAACCAATTTGAAAATAGAAACGATGATTTAGGCTCAGAAGACAAGGAATTCAATTCATTTTTTTCTGAAGTACTGCAACGATTTCCTGAGAAAACCTCAAAGATTATACAAAATTCATACGAAACATCAAAATCCAGAGCAGAAAAAATATTAGTTAAGAGTCGATCGAATTTTGATCAAGTTTTTGATACTTTTTTGACGGGAGTTGATCAAAAAACAGCTCAGAAGTGTCATAGAATTATTCATGCTGCATCGTTGAGTGCCGCAATTGTAGGCTGCTCGCCAATTCCTTTTTCAGATGCGTTCTTACTTGTACCAATCCAATTAACGATGATGTCGCGATTGCATAAATTGTTTGGGCAATCATGGTCAGAAGGTTTAGGTAAAAGTTTATCTAAGGAACTTGTAGTGGTAGGTCTTGGTCGTAGCGCAGTAGGAAATGTTATTAAATTCATACCGGCTGTGGGCACTGTATCAGGTGCTATAATAAATGCTTCCGTAGCTGTTTCAATCACTGAGGCTTTGGGTTGGGTGACAGTTAAAATGTTAAATGACGGTGAGGACATATTTGAACAAGCTATGTCATTTCGAGGGCAGTTTGAAATTCTTTTTAAAACACTTAGAAAGGCGAAAAAATAG
- a CDS encoding alpha/beta fold hydrolase, protein MKMEFQGLTYEVIGEGIPIVFLHGLYLDRESTMSFFEPQVNFDGFKRIYIDLPGMGYSIATSSASADSIFDSLQNFIMNIIGQKKFILFGHSYGAYMTQALAYHFQDQVLSLFMTCPVIYADKNRRILGKHINISEEKIGTDKNSQYFDDFKKMNVVLNQRSWHDYQNLIIPGLQKANKNFLSQLQDNSYSLSFENELHHLSSKTAVCILVGRHDQVVGYEQQLKLIELSESTEGALVNKAGHNLMIDQPDLVLFTLKKC, encoded by the coding sequence ATGAAAATGGAATTTCAAGGTTTAACATATGAAGTGATTGGTGAGGGGATTCCTATAGTATTCCTACATGGGCTGTATTTGGACAGAGAATCAACGATGTCCTTCTTCGAACCGCAAGTGAATTTTGACGGTTTTAAGCGTATTTATATTGATTTACCGGGGATGGGGTATTCTATTGCAACGTCATCTGCATCTGCTGACAGCATCTTTGATAGTTTACAGAACTTCATCATGAATATTATTGGGCAAAAAAAATTTATTCTTTTTGGACACTCATATGGTGCCTATATGACTCAAGCACTGGCTTATCATTTTCAAGATCAAGTACTTTCTCTTTTTATGACTTGTCCGGTAATTTATGCTGATAAGAACAGAAGAATACTTGGAAAACACATTAATATTTCTGAGGAAAAAATAGGCACTGATAAAAATAGTCAATATTTTGATGATTTTAAGAAGATGAATGTTGTGCTTAATCAAAGAAGTTGGCATGATTACCAAAACTTAATCATTCCTGGACTACAAAAAGCTAATAAAAACTTTTTGAGTCAATTGCAAGATAATTCTTATTCACTTAGCTTTGAAAACGAGTTACATCATCTGAGCTCGAAAACCGCAGTTTGTATTCTAGTGGGGCGTCACGATCAAGTTGTTGGATACGAACAACAGCTGAAATTGATTGAATTATCTGAATCTACTGAAGGAGCTCTAGTTAATAAGGCCGGACATAATTTAATGATTGATCAGCCTGATCTTGTGCTTTTTACTTTGAAAAAATGTTAG
- a CDS encoding alpha/beta hydrolase: MFKQYVKNEQFNLQINRFINDEYENDEKVQEDLKTIIPQLKDEESWFNAWNDKAIEREQDSDFSIASTYYQASEFYLSPEDPRDENAYQKYRENFYKGFNDFEYERYEVPYENGYLPVVKLVTPNATKNLLLFAGYDSYMEEMVKMSKFLKGIDYNIYVFDGPGQGTALRQGIHLIHNWENPVSVILDYFNLKRASAVGMSLGGYLVMRAAAFEKRLDKVVAFDIFYSFFDALRIRMPYDQITKIEQLLAAKDANTVNLMFKSMMANNLDLNWKINKGMENVGAQSPYELLQQFQKYNMEPIMPLINQDVLLLAGENDQYVPSSRLVEIDSKLINAASVKSIMFDKASGGDQHCQAGNRQLGFDAIKEFLSSK, from the coding sequence ATGTTTAAACAGTATGTTAAAAATGAACAATTCAATTTACAAATTAACCGATTCATCAACGATGAGTACGAAAATGATGAAAAGGTACAGGAAGATTTAAAAACTATTATTCCTCAGTTAAAAGATGAAGAATCATGGTTTAATGCATGGAACGACAAAGCTATAGAAAGAGAACAAGATAGTGATTTCTCTATCGCATCAACTTATTATCAAGCTTCTGAGTTTTATTTGTCACCTGAGGATCCTCGAGATGAAAATGCTTACCAAAAGTATCGTGAAAACTTTTATAAAGGTTTCAATGACTTTGAATACGAAAGGTATGAAGTCCCTTATGAAAATGGGTATCTACCAGTTGTAAAACTAGTTACACCAAATGCCACTAAGAATCTACTACTCTTTGCCGGATATGATTCCTATATGGAAGAAATGGTCAAAATGTCAAAATTTTTGAAAGGTATTGATTACAATATTTATGTGTTTGATGGGCCTGGTCAAGGAACTGCTTTGCGTCAAGGAATTCACTTGATACATAATTGGGAAAATCCAGTAAGTGTCATATTGGATTACTTCAACCTTAAAAGAGCTAGTGCAGTTGGTATGTCATTAGGTGGATATTTAGTGATGCGCGCCGCCGCATTTGAAAAACGATTGGATAAGGTTGTTGCATTTGACATTTTCTATAGTTTCTTTGATGCATTACGTATTCGAATGCCTTATGATCAAATTACTAAAATTGAACAATTACTAGCTGCAAAGGATGCTAACACAGTTAACCTAATGTTCAAAAGTATGATGGCCAATAATTTAGATCTTAACTGGAAAATCAATAAAGGTATGGAAAACGTCGGCGCCCAATCACCTTATGAATTATTACAACAGTTCCAAAAATATAATATGGAACCGATTATGCCACTTATTAATCAGGATGTTCTGTTACTAGCTGGCGAAAATGATCAATATGTGCCAAGTAGCCGCTTAGTAGAAATTGATAGCAAATTAATTAATGCTGCTTCCGTCAAGTCAATTATGTTTGATAAAGCATCGGGTGGTGATCAACATTGTCAGGCCGGTAATCGACAATTAGGATTTGATGCAATAAAAGAATTTTTATCAAGTAAATAA
- a CDS encoding TetR family transcriptional regulator encodes MSKDKRVIKTEKLITETMMRLLATMSMSKITVKKICDEALISKSTFYDHYVDKFDVVDKIVDGYAMAFDREIRQRFDAIQQNNTFEIFNKIIKDMANQDSDLLILMSLEHNARSVQDRFHKILYDNAHIFLSKQKMNNRFSVAFLSEIYADLALTSISFTLKHAESEKLLEEQTDFMNLMQEVIISNVKR; translated from the coding sequence GTGTCAAAAGACAAAAGAGTTATCAAAACAGAGAAATTGATTACTGAAACAATGATGCGGTTGTTGGCGACCATGAGTATGTCAAAAATCACTGTCAAGAAAATATGCGATGAAGCATTAATTAGTAAATCAACTTTTTATGATCACTATGTTGACAAGTTTGATGTTGTTGATAAGATTGTTGATGGATATGCGATGGCATTTGATCGTGAAATACGACAAAGATTTGATGCAATACAACAGAACAATACCTTTGAAATTTTTAATAAAATTATTAAAGATATGGCTAATCAAGATAGTGATTTATTGATTTTAATGTCACTTGAACACAATGCACGCAGTGTCCAAGATCGTTTTCACAAAATATTATACGATAATGCCCACATTTTCTTATCAAAACAAAAAATGAACAATCGTTTTTCAGTTGCTTTCTTATCAGAAATTTATGCCGATTTAGCATTAACCTCAATTTCTTTTACGTTAAAACATGCTGAAAGCGAAAAGCTACTAGAAGAGCAAACTGATTTTATGAATTTAATGCAAGAAGTCATTATTTCTAACGTTAAGCGGTAA
- a CDS encoding LacI family DNA-binding transcriptional regulator, which yields MAITIKDIADKAGLSPASVSRILTNRGRFNADTAKRVRELAASMGYLKNQSAADLSQKQSRVIGVLIPNEHTNFADEIIKGMQSKAYKLNYELLIAFVDTNKEQQLQTVRSLLSRKVLAIVMLAVDLDIDDPVFNLLTSAEVQLLSVSNQLNNKIPSISSDNYEMMHQIVDHLYENGHEKIALIGASNPNSIVAKLRRQGFIDALTKHGIIYHPDFIWGTENNYQTGIDAIKHFGKPLPFTAAIGSADITSVGILNGAKDAQIDVPKDLSIIAIDGTEVAQITRPILSAAKQDFQLMGQLAVSALDEKELTPHAVFFTKTQIIPSGTVTTLEKNN from the coding sequence ATGGCTATTACTATTAAAGACATTGCAGATAAAGCTGGCCTTTCCCCGGCATCCGTCTCTCGAATTTTAACTAATCGAGGGCGTTTTAATGCGGATACAGCTAAACGAGTTCGTGAACTTGCAGCGTCAATGGGCTATCTGAAAAATCAATCAGCAGCTGATCTATCACAAAAACAAAGCCGCGTTATTGGCGTGTTAATACCAAACGAACATACTAATTTTGCTGATGAAATTATTAAAGGTATGCAGTCTAAAGCATATAAGCTTAATTACGAACTACTCATTGCCTTTGTCGACACGAACAAGGAGCAGCAGCTCCAAACTGTTCGTTCTTTATTGTCTCGAAAAGTATTGGCAATTGTCATGCTAGCGGTGGATCTTGATATTGATGACCCCGTCTTTAACTTGTTGACTAGTGCCGAGGTCCAACTTCTTAGTGTTTCGAATCAATTAAATAACAAAATCCCTTCCATTTCCTCTGATAATTATGAGATGATGCATCAAATTGTTGATCATCTTTACGAAAATGGTCACGAAAAAATTGCACTCATTGGTGCTTCTAATCCAAATTCAATTGTTGCCAAGTTACGAAGACAAGGATTTATTGATGCCCTTACAAAGCACGGTATCATATATCACCCCGATTTTATATGGGGAACAGAGAATAACTACCAAACTGGTATAGATGCTATCAAACATTTTGGCAAACCACTACCTTTTACAGCAGCAATTGGTTCTGCCGATATCACTAGCGTTGGTATACTTAATGGTGCTAAAGATGCTCAAATCGATGTCCCAAAAGATTTGTCTATTATAGCAATTGACGGCACCGAAGTCGCCCAAATAACACGCCCCATTCTTAGTGCTGCTAAGCAAGACTTTCAATTAATGGGACAGTTAGCTGTTTCGGCTCTAGACGAAAAAGAATTAACACCACATGCTGTTTTCTTTACCAAAACTCAAATCATACCGTCCGGTACAGTGACAACGCTTGAAAAAAATAATTAG